One window of Vespa velutina chromosome 2, iVesVel2.1, whole genome shotgun sequence genomic DNA carries:
- the LOC124947056 gene encoding serine/threonine-protein kinase SIK3-like isoform X2, which yields MASATTSHNEVSQQFSVNKLIRVGYYELEKTIGKGNFAVVKMATHVVTKSKVAIKIIDKTKLNEENLAKIFREVHIMKRLRHPHIIRLYQVMETEKMIYLVTEYAPGGEIFDHLVRNGRMPEPEARRIFRQIVLAVRYLHQQRVVHRDLKAENLLLDADNNIKLADFGFSNEYTPGVPLNTWCGSPPYAAPEIFEGKHYDGPRADVWSLGVVLYVLVCGALPFDGPTMQLLRSVVISGKFRIPFFMSADCEKLIRHMLVVEPERRLSISQILAHSWMGGDGLTEPEPGGCTPETAVPLQLNQLVIENMLRLPGLSADTLLKAIQGNAFDHVSAIYNLLVDRLEPTMSALPTIQNIPGDYMPDGAHQLEKFGEAEAESEERSGLQLSPDTPYHATRRHTVGPGDTTHQPPTSYPYAYNHTPGYHTLRPLPILQFNNDPQVLPHTNLPLNLPLVQHQPPQNFQIKDQHLLKPPPVMGATGSFGRRASDGGANLHVFYQQHGSGTSGGSGSGSAGGGGGGGGGSAGENGGWSQPGSREHLQPLQPGSPSLVQCAQTSTVTVGGTGNGDGNGTGGNASGTGTSDRRRRSGLTAVMQRPGSRDSYKEPSSHVATERYSPVRRASEGSGPPGPGIQALQQEYQQLQRLASPSHSPASIPGSPVHERGVAAITQGLSGLTTAPVQGSIVHGTPAQSPATPLDLSPLRHHRSPATTPVSYSPSNSPALDMIQEEHPVEIPRVPPQISVTDVLGGQVTLINCSPSPSPSPDSLEDALPHYSTLPSFIISEPCDPSRPSITRGIGRPHNTAIPAEVEVTLSDESSRLNSEAILGRVKEIIDARAPPKGFIFSREEVEGGGLSLEYPGGVQIELRVCESEEREVKGIKMRRISGDQVQYSQLCQQLISCITV from the exons ATGGCATCCGCGACGACGTCGCACAATGAGGTTTCGCAACAATTTTCTGTCAACAAACTTATTCGCGTTGGTTATTACGAATTGGAGAAAACAATCGGCAAGGGTAATTTTGCCGTTGTCAAAATGGCAACCCACGTTGTAACAAAATCCAAG GTggctataaaaataatagataaaacgaAATTGAACGAGGAGAACTTGGCAAAAATATTCCGGGAGGTACATATAATGAAAAGGTTGAGGCATCCGCATATTATCAGATTATACCAAGTGATGGAAACGGAAAAGATGATATATTTAGTAACGGAATATGCTCCGGGAGGTGAAATATTTGATCATCTCGTAAGGAATGGAAGAATGCCGGAGCCAGAAGCCAGGAGAATATTTCGTCAAATTGTTCTTGCTGTCCGTTATCTACACCAACAAAGAGTGGTACATCGAGATCTTAAG GCTGAGAATTTGTTACTTGATGcagacaataatattaaactcGCCGATTTTGGATTCAGCAATGAATATACTCCGGGTGTACCGTTGAACACTTGGTGTGGATCGCCCCCTTACGCGGCCCCAGAAATTTTCGAGGGAAAACATTACGACGGGCCGCGTGCCGACGTATGG AGCCTCGGCGTTGTCCTGTATGTGTTAGTGTGCGGTGCATTACCATTCGACGGTCCTACGATGCAATTATTACGCTCCGTCGTTATCTCAGGAAAATTCAGAATTCCCTTTTTCATGTCAGCAG ATTGCGAAAAATTAATTAGGCATATGCTGGTGGTAGAACCGGAAAGACGTTTGAGCATTTCCCAAATTTTAGCTCACTCTTGGATGGGTGGCGATGGTTTAACGGAACCGGAACCCGGAGG GTGCACTCCTGAAACGGCCGTTCCACTCCAATTGAATCAATTAGTTATAGAAAATATGCTTAGATTACCTGGGCTTAGTGCTGACACATTGTTAAAAGCAATTCAAGGAAATGCGTTCGATCATGTCTCAgcgatatataatttattagtcGATCGATTGGAACCGACGATGTCTGCCTTACCTACCATACAAAATATTCCAGGGGATTATATGCCCGATGGCGCACATCAATTGGAAAAG TTCGGTGAAGCAGAGGCAGAAAGCGAAGAGAGAAGCGGTCTTCAATTATCACCCGATACGCCATATCACGCGACCCGAAGGCACACAGTAGGACCCGGTGACACGACGCATCAACCACCAACGTCATATCCGTACGCTTATAATCATACTCCGGGATATCATACGTTGCGGCCCCTTCCAATATTACAATTCAATAACGACCCCCAAGTTTTGCCGCATACAAATTTACCATTGAATCTACCGCTGGTTCAACACCAACCACCTCAGAATTTTCAAATCAAGGATCAACATTTATTAAAGCCACCACCCGTAATGGGCGCCA CAGGAAGCTTTGGACGAAGAGCCTCCGACGGAGGGGCCAATCTCCATGTTTTTTATCAACAGCACGGTAGTGGTACCAGCGGCGGCAGCGGCAGCGGCAGCGCCGGCGGCGGgggcggtggcggcggtggCAGCGCCGGTGAGAACGGTGGATGGAGTCAACCTGGTAGCCGTGAACACTTGCAGCCT TTACAACCTGGGAGCCCGTCATTGGTACAATGTGCGCAAACGTCGACGGTTACCGTCGGTGGTACTGGAAATGGAGATGGTAATGGGACCGGTGGTAATGCAAGCGGAACTGGTACAAGCGATAGAAGACGACGAAGTGGGTTAACTGCCGTCATGCAAAGACCAG gaaGTAGAGATTCGTATAAAGAGCCAAGCAGTCACGTCGCAACGGAGAGATACTCGCCGGTCCGTCGTGCCTCGGAAGGATCAGGTCCTCCGGGTCCTGGTATACAAGCGCTTCAACAAGAGTACCAACAGTTGCAGAGGTTAGCGTCACCTTCGCACAGTCCGGCCAGTATACCAGGGTCTCCGGTTCACGAAAGAGGCGTAGCAGCCATTACGCAAG GTTTGAGCGGTTTGACGACTGCACCCGTACAAGGTAGTATAGTGCACGGTACTCCTGCGCAATCACCGGCCACGCCATTAGATTTAAGTCCCTTAAGACATCATAGATCACCGGCTACAACGCCTGTCAGTTATTCGCCTAGCAATAGTCCTGCTTTGGATATGATTCAAGAAGAGCATCCTGTAGAAATACCACGA GTACCGCCACAAATTTCAGTGACAGACGTTCTTGGAGGGCAAGTGACATTGATCAATTGTTCACCGTCTCCGTCTCCATCGCCAGATTCGCTCGAAGACGCATTGCCGCATTATAGCACTCTGCCGAGTTTTATCATTTCAGAACCGTGCGATCCCTCGAGACCTAGTATAACGCGTGGTATCGGTAGGCCACACAATACAGCAATACCCGCCGAAGTAGAGGTCACTCTTTCGGACGAATCGAGTAGATTAAATTCCGAAGCCATATTGGGCCGTGTTAAAGAGATCATAGACGCTAGAGCTCCGCCCAAAGGTTTTATCTTTTCGAGAGAGGAGGTCGAAGGTGGTGGATTGAGTTTAGAATATCCCGGTGGTGTTCAAATCGAACTTAGAGTCTGCGAAtccgaagagagagaagtaaagggGATCAAAATGCGAAGAATTAGCGGGGACCAAGTACAATATAGCCAGCTTTGTCAGCAGTTAATTTCTTGTATCACTGTTTGA
- the LOC124947056 gene encoding serine/threonine-protein kinase SIK3-like isoform X4 codes for MASATTSHNEVSQQFSVNKLIRVGYYELEKTIGKGNFAVVKMATHVVTKSKVAIKIIDKTKLNEENLAKIFREVHIMKRLRHPHIIRLYQVMETEKMIYLVTEYAPGGEIFDHLVRNGRMPEPEARRIFRQIVLAVRYLHQQRVVHRDLKAENLLLDADNNIKLADFGFSNEYTPGVPLNTWCGSPPYAAPEIFEGKHYDGPRADVWSLGVVLYVLVCGALPFDGPTMQLLRSVVISGKFRIPFFMSADCEKLIRHMLVVEPERRLSISQILAHSWMGGDGLTEPEPGGCTPETAVPLQLNQLVIENMLRLPGLSADTLLKAIQGNAFDHVSAIYNLLVDRLEPTMSALPTIQNIPGDYMPDGAHQLEKFGEAEAESEERSGLQLSPDTPYHATRRHTVGPGDTTHQPPTSYPYAYNHTPGYHTLRPLPILQFNNDPQVLPHTNLPLNLPLVQHQPPQNFQIKDQHLLKPPPVMGATGSFGRRASDGGANLHVFYQQHGSGTSGGSGSGSAGGGGGGGGGSAGENGGWSQPGSREHLQPLQPGSPSLVQCAQTSTVTVGGTGNGDGNGTGGNASGTGTSDRRRRSGLTAVMQRPVINPELVMEVEARMNRAYLPSRLLPSHLRGPTLPHHRKTSLYHASAGSRDSYKEPSSHVATERYSPVRRASEGSGPPGPGIQALQQEYQQLQRLASPSHSPASIPGSPVHERGVAAITQGLSGLTTAPVQGSIVHGTPAQSPATPLDLSPLRHHRSPATTPVSYSPSNSPALDMIQEEHPVEIPRASAVGRNEETMRHEGEKLKEERRELEERKIKKITEKTLFFYYIWIYNTYVEKCCASMLEERSMVRFSSRGYNRLILINSK; via the exons ATGGCATCCGCGACGACGTCGCACAATGAGGTTTCGCAACAATTTTCTGTCAACAAACTTATTCGCGTTGGTTATTACGAATTGGAGAAAACAATCGGCAAGGGTAATTTTGCCGTTGTCAAAATGGCAACCCACGTTGTAACAAAATCCAAG GTggctataaaaataatagataaaacgaAATTGAACGAGGAGAACTTGGCAAAAATATTCCGGGAGGTACATATAATGAAAAGGTTGAGGCATCCGCATATTATCAGATTATACCAAGTGATGGAAACGGAAAAGATGATATATTTAGTAACGGAATATGCTCCGGGAGGTGAAATATTTGATCATCTCGTAAGGAATGGAAGAATGCCGGAGCCAGAAGCCAGGAGAATATTTCGTCAAATTGTTCTTGCTGTCCGTTATCTACACCAACAAAGAGTGGTACATCGAGATCTTAAG GCTGAGAATTTGTTACTTGATGcagacaataatattaaactcGCCGATTTTGGATTCAGCAATGAATATACTCCGGGTGTACCGTTGAACACTTGGTGTGGATCGCCCCCTTACGCGGCCCCAGAAATTTTCGAGGGAAAACATTACGACGGGCCGCGTGCCGACGTATGG AGCCTCGGCGTTGTCCTGTATGTGTTAGTGTGCGGTGCATTACCATTCGACGGTCCTACGATGCAATTATTACGCTCCGTCGTTATCTCAGGAAAATTCAGAATTCCCTTTTTCATGTCAGCAG ATTGCGAAAAATTAATTAGGCATATGCTGGTGGTAGAACCGGAAAGACGTTTGAGCATTTCCCAAATTTTAGCTCACTCTTGGATGGGTGGCGATGGTTTAACGGAACCGGAACCCGGAGG GTGCACTCCTGAAACGGCCGTTCCACTCCAATTGAATCAATTAGTTATAGAAAATATGCTTAGATTACCTGGGCTTAGTGCTGACACATTGTTAAAAGCAATTCAAGGAAATGCGTTCGATCATGTCTCAgcgatatataatttattagtcGATCGATTGGAACCGACGATGTCTGCCTTACCTACCATACAAAATATTCCAGGGGATTATATGCCCGATGGCGCACATCAATTGGAAAAG TTCGGTGAAGCAGAGGCAGAAAGCGAAGAGAGAAGCGGTCTTCAATTATCACCCGATACGCCATATCACGCGACCCGAAGGCACACAGTAGGACCCGGTGACACGACGCATCAACCACCAACGTCATATCCGTACGCTTATAATCATACTCCGGGATATCATACGTTGCGGCCCCTTCCAATATTACAATTCAATAACGACCCCCAAGTTTTGCCGCATACAAATTTACCATTGAATCTACCGCTGGTTCAACACCAACCACCTCAGAATTTTCAAATCAAGGATCAACATTTATTAAAGCCACCACCCGTAATGGGCGCCA CAGGAAGCTTTGGACGAAGAGCCTCCGACGGAGGGGCCAATCTCCATGTTTTTTATCAACAGCACGGTAGTGGTACCAGCGGCGGCAGCGGCAGCGGCAGCGCCGGCGGCGGgggcggtggcggcggtggCAGCGCCGGTGAGAACGGTGGATGGAGTCAACCTGGTAGCCGTGAACACTTGCAGCCT TTACAACCTGGGAGCCCGTCATTGGTACAATGTGCGCAAACGTCGACGGTTACCGTCGGTGGTACTGGAAATGGAGATGGTAATGGGACCGGTGGTAATGCAAGCGGAACTGGTACAAGCGATAGAAGACGACGAAGTGGGTTAACTGCCGTCATGCAAAGACCAG TTATAAATCCGGAACTGGTTATGGAGGTGGAAGCTAGGATGAACAGAGCTTACCTGCCGTCACGATTATTACCGAGTCATCTTAGAGGGCCGACGCTTCCACACCACAGGAAAACTTCGTTGTATCACGCTAGTGCTG gaaGTAGAGATTCGTATAAAGAGCCAAGCAGTCACGTCGCAACGGAGAGATACTCGCCGGTCCGTCGTGCCTCGGAAGGATCAGGTCCTCCGGGTCCTGGTATACAAGCGCTTCAACAAGAGTACCAACAGTTGCAGAGGTTAGCGTCACCTTCGCACAGTCCGGCCAGTATACCAGGGTCTCCGGTTCACGAAAGAGGCGTAGCAGCCATTACGCAAG GTTTGAGCGGTTTGACGACTGCACCCGTACAAGGTAGTATAGTGCACGGTACTCCTGCGCAATCACCGGCCACGCCATTAGATTTAAGTCCCTTAAGACATCATAGATCACCGGCTACAACGCCTGTCAGTTATTCGCCTAGCAATAGTCCTGCTTTGGATATGATTCAAGAAGAGCATCCTGTAGAAATACCACGA GCATCTGCCGttggaagaaacgaagaaacgatgcGACATGAGGGAGAAAAACTTAAAGAAGAACGCAGAGaattggaagaaagaaaaatcaagaaaataacAGAGAAgacattgtttttttattatatatggatatataatacatacgtagagAAATGTTGTGCGTCAATGCTCGAAGAGCGTTCGATGGTACGTTTCTCAAGTCGCGGCTACAATCGGCTGATCctaataaattcgaaatag
- the LOC124947056 gene encoding serine/threonine-protein kinase SIK3-like isoform X5, protein MASATTSHNEVSQQFSVNKLIRVGYYELEKTIGKGNFAVVKMATHVVTKSKVAIKIIDKTKLNEENLAKIFREVHIMKRLRHPHIIRLYQVMETEKMIYLVTEYAPGGEIFDHLVRNGRMPEPEARRIFRQIVLAVRYLHQQRVVHRDLKAENLLLDADNNIKLADFGFSNEYTPGVPLNTWCGSPPYAAPEIFEGKHYDGPRADVWSLGVVLYVLVCGALPFDGPTMQLLRSVVISGKFRIPFFMSADCEKLIRHMLVVEPERRLSISQILAHSWMGGDGLTEPEPGGCTPETAVPLQLNQLVIENMLRLPGLSADTLLKAIQGNAFDHVSAIYNLLVDRLEPTMSALPTIQNIPGDYMPDGAHQLEKFGEAEAESEERSGLQLSPDTPYHATRRHTVGPGDTTHQPPTSYPYAYNHTPGYHTLRPLPILQFNNDPQVLPHTNLPLNLPLVQHQPPQNFQIKDQHLLKPPPVMGATGSFGRRASDGGANLHVFYQQHGSGTSGGSGSGSAGGGGGGGGGSAGENGGWSQPGSREHLQPLQPGSPSLVQCAQTSTVTVGGTGNGDGNGTGGNASGTGTSDRRRRSGLTAVMQRPVINPELVMEVEARMNRAYLPSRLLPSHLRGPTLPHHRKTSLYHASAGSRDSYKEPSSHVATERYSPVRRASEGSGPPGPGIQALQQEYQQLQRLASPSHSPASIPGSPVHERGVAAITQGLSGLTTAPVQGSIVHGTPAQSPATPLDLSPLRHHRSPATTPVSYSPSNSPALDMIQEEHPVEIPRID, encoded by the exons ATGGCATCCGCGACGACGTCGCACAATGAGGTTTCGCAACAATTTTCTGTCAACAAACTTATTCGCGTTGGTTATTACGAATTGGAGAAAACAATCGGCAAGGGTAATTTTGCCGTTGTCAAAATGGCAACCCACGTTGTAACAAAATCCAAG GTggctataaaaataatagataaaacgaAATTGAACGAGGAGAACTTGGCAAAAATATTCCGGGAGGTACATATAATGAAAAGGTTGAGGCATCCGCATATTATCAGATTATACCAAGTGATGGAAACGGAAAAGATGATATATTTAGTAACGGAATATGCTCCGGGAGGTGAAATATTTGATCATCTCGTAAGGAATGGAAGAATGCCGGAGCCAGAAGCCAGGAGAATATTTCGTCAAATTGTTCTTGCTGTCCGTTATCTACACCAACAAAGAGTGGTACATCGAGATCTTAAG GCTGAGAATTTGTTACTTGATGcagacaataatattaaactcGCCGATTTTGGATTCAGCAATGAATATACTCCGGGTGTACCGTTGAACACTTGGTGTGGATCGCCCCCTTACGCGGCCCCAGAAATTTTCGAGGGAAAACATTACGACGGGCCGCGTGCCGACGTATGG AGCCTCGGCGTTGTCCTGTATGTGTTAGTGTGCGGTGCATTACCATTCGACGGTCCTACGATGCAATTATTACGCTCCGTCGTTATCTCAGGAAAATTCAGAATTCCCTTTTTCATGTCAGCAG ATTGCGAAAAATTAATTAGGCATATGCTGGTGGTAGAACCGGAAAGACGTTTGAGCATTTCCCAAATTTTAGCTCACTCTTGGATGGGTGGCGATGGTTTAACGGAACCGGAACCCGGAGG GTGCACTCCTGAAACGGCCGTTCCACTCCAATTGAATCAATTAGTTATAGAAAATATGCTTAGATTACCTGGGCTTAGTGCTGACACATTGTTAAAAGCAATTCAAGGAAATGCGTTCGATCATGTCTCAgcgatatataatttattagtcGATCGATTGGAACCGACGATGTCTGCCTTACCTACCATACAAAATATTCCAGGGGATTATATGCCCGATGGCGCACATCAATTGGAAAAG TTCGGTGAAGCAGAGGCAGAAAGCGAAGAGAGAAGCGGTCTTCAATTATCACCCGATACGCCATATCACGCGACCCGAAGGCACACAGTAGGACCCGGTGACACGACGCATCAACCACCAACGTCATATCCGTACGCTTATAATCATACTCCGGGATATCATACGTTGCGGCCCCTTCCAATATTACAATTCAATAACGACCCCCAAGTTTTGCCGCATACAAATTTACCATTGAATCTACCGCTGGTTCAACACCAACCACCTCAGAATTTTCAAATCAAGGATCAACATTTATTAAAGCCACCACCCGTAATGGGCGCCA CAGGAAGCTTTGGACGAAGAGCCTCCGACGGAGGGGCCAATCTCCATGTTTTTTATCAACAGCACGGTAGTGGTACCAGCGGCGGCAGCGGCAGCGGCAGCGCCGGCGGCGGgggcggtggcggcggtggCAGCGCCGGTGAGAACGGTGGATGGAGTCAACCTGGTAGCCGTGAACACTTGCAGCCT TTACAACCTGGGAGCCCGTCATTGGTACAATGTGCGCAAACGTCGACGGTTACCGTCGGTGGTACTGGAAATGGAGATGGTAATGGGACCGGTGGTAATGCAAGCGGAACTGGTACAAGCGATAGAAGACGACGAAGTGGGTTAACTGCCGTCATGCAAAGACCAG TTATAAATCCGGAACTGGTTATGGAGGTGGAAGCTAGGATGAACAGAGCTTACCTGCCGTCACGATTATTACCGAGTCATCTTAGAGGGCCGACGCTTCCACACCACAGGAAAACTTCGTTGTATCACGCTAGTGCTG gaaGTAGAGATTCGTATAAAGAGCCAAGCAGTCACGTCGCAACGGAGAGATACTCGCCGGTCCGTCGTGCCTCGGAAGGATCAGGTCCTCCGGGTCCTGGTATACAAGCGCTTCAACAAGAGTACCAACAGTTGCAGAGGTTAGCGTCACCTTCGCACAGTCCGGCCAGTATACCAGGGTCTCCGGTTCACGAAAGAGGCGTAGCAGCCATTACGCAAG GTTTGAGCGGTTTGACGACTGCACCCGTACAAGGTAGTATAGTGCACGGTACTCCTGCGCAATCACCGGCCACGCCATTAGATTTAAGTCCCTTAAGACATCATAGATCACCGGCTACAACGCCTGTCAGTTATTCGCCTAGCAATAGTCCTGCTTTGGATATGATTCAAGAAGAGCATCCTGTAGAAATACCACGA ATCGATTGA
- the LOC124947056 gene encoding serine/threonine-protein kinase SIK3-like isoform X1 translates to MASATTSHNEVSQQFSVNKLIRVGYYELEKTIGKGNFAVVKMATHVVTKSKVAIKIIDKTKLNEENLAKIFREVHIMKRLRHPHIIRLYQVMETEKMIYLVTEYAPGGEIFDHLVRNGRMPEPEARRIFRQIVLAVRYLHQQRVVHRDLKAENLLLDADNNIKLADFGFSNEYTPGVPLNTWCGSPPYAAPEIFEGKHYDGPRADVWSLGVVLYVLVCGALPFDGPTMQLLRSVVISGKFRIPFFMSADCEKLIRHMLVVEPERRLSISQILAHSWMGGDGLTEPEPGGCTPETAVPLQLNQLVIENMLRLPGLSADTLLKAIQGNAFDHVSAIYNLLVDRLEPTMSALPTIQNIPGDYMPDGAHQLEKFGEAEAESEERSGLQLSPDTPYHATRRHTVGPGDTTHQPPTSYPYAYNHTPGYHTLRPLPILQFNNDPQVLPHTNLPLNLPLVQHQPPQNFQIKDQHLLKPPPVMGATGSFGRRASDGGANLHVFYQQHGSGTSGGSGSGSAGGGGGGGGGSAGENGGWSQPGSREHLQPLQPGSPSLVQCAQTSTVTVGGTGNGDGNGTGGNASGTGTSDRRRRSGLTAVMQRPVINPELVMEVEARMNRAYLPSRLLPSHLRGPTLPHHRKTSLYHASAGSRDSYKEPSSHVATERYSPVRRASEGSGPPGPGIQALQQEYQQLQRLASPSHSPASIPGSPVHERGVAAITQGLSGLTTAPVQGSIVHGTPAQSPATPLDLSPLRHHRSPATTPVSYSPSNSPALDMIQEEHPVEIPRVPPQISVTDVLGGQVTLINCSPSPSPSPDSLEDALPHYSTLPSFIISEPCDPSRPSITRGIGRPHNTAIPAEVEVTLSDESSRLNSEAILGRVKEIIDARAPPKGFIFSREEVEGGGLSLEYPGGVQIELRVCESEEREVKGIKMRRISGDQVQYSQLCQQLISCITV, encoded by the exons ATGGCATCCGCGACGACGTCGCACAATGAGGTTTCGCAACAATTTTCTGTCAACAAACTTATTCGCGTTGGTTATTACGAATTGGAGAAAACAATCGGCAAGGGTAATTTTGCCGTTGTCAAAATGGCAACCCACGTTGTAACAAAATCCAAG GTggctataaaaataatagataaaacgaAATTGAACGAGGAGAACTTGGCAAAAATATTCCGGGAGGTACATATAATGAAAAGGTTGAGGCATCCGCATATTATCAGATTATACCAAGTGATGGAAACGGAAAAGATGATATATTTAGTAACGGAATATGCTCCGGGAGGTGAAATATTTGATCATCTCGTAAGGAATGGAAGAATGCCGGAGCCAGAAGCCAGGAGAATATTTCGTCAAATTGTTCTTGCTGTCCGTTATCTACACCAACAAAGAGTGGTACATCGAGATCTTAAG GCTGAGAATTTGTTACTTGATGcagacaataatattaaactcGCCGATTTTGGATTCAGCAATGAATATACTCCGGGTGTACCGTTGAACACTTGGTGTGGATCGCCCCCTTACGCGGCCCCAGAAATTTTCGAGGGAAAACATTACGACGGGCCGCGTGCCGACGTATGG AGCCTCGGCGTTGTCCTGTATGTGTTAGTGTGCGGTGCATTACCATTCGACGGTCCTACGATGCAATTATTACGCTCCGTCGTTATCTCAGGAAAATTCAGAATTCCCTTTTTCATGTCAGCAG ATTGCGAAAAATTAATTAGGCATATGCTGGTGGTAGAACCGGAAAGACGTTTGAGCATTTCCCAAATTTTAGCTCACTCTTGGATGGGTGGCGATGGTTTAACGGAACCGGAACCCGGAGG GTGCACTCCTGAAACGGCCGTTCCACTCCAATTGAATCAATTAGTTATAGAAAATATGCTTAGATTACCTGGGCTTAGTGCTGACACATTGTTAAAAGCAATTCAAGGAAATGCGTTCGATCATGTCTCAgcgatatataatttattagtcGATCGATTGGAACCGACGATGTCTGCCTTACCTACCATACAAAATATTCCAGGGGATTATATGCCCGATGGCGCACATCAATTGGAAAAG TTCGGTGAAGCAGAGGCAGAAAGCGAAGAGAGAAGCGGTCTTCAATTATCACCCGATACGCCATATCACGCGACCCGAAGGCACACAGTAGGACCCGGTGACACGACGCATCAACCACCAACGTCATATCCGTACGCTTATAATCATACTCCGGGATATCATACGTTGCGGCCCCTTCCAATATTACAATTCAATAACGACCCCCAAGTTTTGCCGCATACAAATTTACCATTGAATCTACCGCTGGTTCAACACCAACCACCTCAGAATTTTCAAATCAAGGATCAACATTTATTAAAGCCACCACCCGTAATGGGCGCCA CAGGAAGCTTTGGACGAAGAGCCTCCGACGGAGGGGCCAATCTCCATGTTTTTTATCAACAGCACGGTAGTGGTACCAGCGGCGGCAGCGGCAGCGGCAGCGCCGGCGGCGGgggcggtggcggcggtggCAGCGCCGGTGAGAACGGTGGATGGAGTCAACCTGGTAGCCGTGAACACTTGCAGCCT TTACAACCTGGGAGCCCGTCATTGGTACAATGTGCGCAAACGTCGACGGTTACCGTCGGTGGTACTGGAAATGGAGATGGTAATGGGACCGGTGGTAATGCAAGCGGAACTGGTACAAGCGATAGAAGACGACGAAGTGGGTTAACTGCCGTCATGCAAAGACCAG TTATAAATCCGGAACTGGTTATGGAGGTGGAAGCTAGGATGAACAGAGCTTACCTGCCGTCACGATTATTACCGAGTCATCTTAGAGGGCCGACGCTTCCACACCACAGGAAAACTTCGTTGTATCACGCTAGTGCTG gaaGTAGAGATTCGTATAAAGAGCCAAGCAGTCACGTCGCAACGGAGAGATACTCGCCGGTCCGTCGTGCCTCGGAAGGATCAGGTCCTCCGGGTCCTGGTATACAAGCGCTTCAACAAGAGTACCAACAGTTGCAGAGGTTAGCGTCACCTTCGCACAGTCCGGCCAGTATACCAGGGTCTCCGGTTCACGAAAGAGGCGTAGCAGCCATTACGCAAG GTTTGAGCGGTTTGACGACTGCACCCGTACAAGGTAGTATAGTGCACGGTACTCCTGCGCAATCACCGGCCACGCCATTAGATTTAAGTCCCTTAAGACATCATAGATCACCGGCTACAACGCCTGTCAGTTATTCGCCTAGCAATAGTCCTGCTTTGGATATGATTCAAGAAGAGCATCCTGTAGAAATACCACGA GTACCGCCACAAATTTCAGTGACAGACGTTCTTGGAGGGCAAGTGACATTGATCAATTGTTCACCGTCTCCGTCTCCATCGCCAGATTCGCTCGAAGACGCATTGCCGCATTATAGCACTCTGCCGAGTTTTATCATTTCAGAACCGTGCGATCCCTCGAGACCTAGTATAACGCGTGGTATCGGTAGGCCACACAATACAGCAATACCCGCCGAAGTAGAGGTCACTCTTTCGGACGAATCGAGTAGATTAAATTCCGAAGCCATATTGGGCCGTGTTAAAGAGATCATAGACGCTAGAGCTCCGCCCAAAGGTTTTATCTTTTCGAGAGAGGAGGTCGAAGGTGGTGGATTGAGTTTAGAATATCCCGGTGGTGTTCAAATCGAACTTAGAGTCTGCGAAtccgaagagagagaagtaaagggGATCAAAATGCGAAGAATTAGCGGGGACCAAGTACAATATAGCCAGCTTTGTCAGCAGTTAATTTCTTGTATCACTGTTTGA